The Agrobacterium vitis genomic sequence GCGTCGACGTTCTTCGCGCCCTTGAGAAGAGCACCTCCATTCCCCACAAGGAACCCGTCGTCATACGAGAAGTTAATATTGATGCCGTCTTTCTTGGCCAGGAAGATACGATTGCTGTAGCCGACCTGATAAGTGGTCTCGCCGGTACCAAGGTTGTTGATCTGATCGGCGCCAGACGCGTTCACGAGGATTCGCGTCGCGGACTTCAAGTCCGTCAGCTTCTTGAGCGCTCTGGTAATATCAAGTGGATATAATTTGTCGGCGGGCACCCCGTCAGCGAGGAGTGCCGCCTCGAGCTGAACCGTTGGCGAAATGCGGTTAAGCCCACGCGTCCCCGGAAATTTCGCGACGTCGAAGAACTCCGCCCAGTTCTTTGGAAGAGGAACCGATGCGTCCTTGGCGGCGATTACGTAAGAATAGTTGTGAAGTATCAGCATTGCTGATGACGGATCAGGAGCTCCATGGTCCTTGGCGATTTTTGCCAGGCGCTCGTCGTGAACCAGCCAGCCTCGGCTATCACGGGACATCAATCCACCGCGGTCGAGACCGATCACCAGGTCACCAATGAATTGGCCACCCTCCATAGCCGCTTGCAGTCTTTGGCAGCACGTGTCGTCGATGATAACCTTCGCGCCCGTTTCCTTTTCGAATGGCGCGATGACCAATTCCTTCGTCGTTTCCAGCTGAGTGCCGCCGAACGTGTAAAGGACGACTTCTTGCCCTTCGAGGGGTTTTGTTTGAGCCGCCACTCCGTTGGCTAAAAGCACGGAGCCCACCAAGGCTACACTCCCAAGAAGAAGATTCAGTTTTGCTCGCAGTTTTCCAAACTGGGTTTTCATAGGTCTCTCCATTTGTTCCACTCATGTTTTGTTGCATTGCCGGCTAGGAAAGGAATCGTGCCTTGTCGCAGCCGGAATAGAGCAATCTTGTATTAGTTGTTATGCTATGTTGTAGGCTTGTATCATGTCAAGCCGTTTCTGGCTAGCATGGTGTTTTTCGGCGACCTCGCCTCTGGATTTATCGTTGTTTCACTCCAGCGCTATTGCGCTAGCCATTTTACCCAGCGGTCGCTGAGATCGCGCAAGTTCTTTTGACAGTAGTCGTCGTTGAACGGATGCTGGAGCGGCAGGTTTTCAGCCGATGTCGGCAACATCGATTTGTATTCTGGAGCGATCATGTCGACTGACGCCTTGTACGGCGGTGCCATTCCTGTTCGCTCGGCAAACCGGGCCAACACTTCGGGGCGCATATGATAGTCCAGCAGCGCGATCGCGCCCTCGACGTTTTTTGCTCCCTTGAGAAGGGCGGCCGAGTTGCCCACGATGAATCCATCGGCGTAGCTGAAATTGATCGGTATGCCGTCACGCTTTGCGAGAAACGCACGGTTACTGTACGTGACCGAATATGTCGTCTCTCCAGTTCCAAGATTGTTGATTTGATCGGCACCCGAGGCATTCATAAGGATCCTGGTCGACGCCTTGAGCTTGTCAAGCTTGCGAAATGCCCTATCGGAATCCAATGGATACAACGCGCTAGGCTCCACGCCATCGGCCAACAAAGCAGCTTCCATTTGAACGTGTGGCGACGACCGGATCATGCCCCTGGTCCCAGGGAATTTCTCGACGTCCCAAAATTCTTTCCAGCTTTTCGGAAGCGGGATCGATGGGTCCTTGGCCGCAATGATGAATGAATAGAGATTAAGCACCAGGACGCCGTCAGATCGAAGCTCCTTGGGAACGTTGTGACGGGTAGAAATGGCTTCAACTCTCGGATCATGCAAAACCCACCCCCGGGCGTCGCGAGCCATGAGGCTGCTTCGATCCAGGCCGATTATAAGATCGCCGACGAACTGTCCGGCTTCCAGTGCCGCCTGTAGCCTGGAGCAACAGGAATCGTCTATCACGACCGTCGCGCCAGTTTCCTTCTCAAATGGCTTGATCACGAGCTCCTTAGTCGTCTCGAGCTGGGTGCCGCCGGAGGTGTAAAGAACGATCTCTTGCCCCTCCAGCGATCGACCCTGTGCGACAGCCGCCGTCACAAAGGTAAGTGAAAGTAGCCCGCCCAATGTGAGGGCAACGCCTTGCAAATGCTGTCTGTGATTCATCTAGCTCTCCGCTGTTCCCGCTGCGTGTTGGAAGTGTTTCGGGACGATTGATCTCGACCTCTTGTCTTATTTGTATTAGGTTGTCTCAATGATCTAGGTTTGTCAAACGATCCTTGCGATCTTGGGGGCGCCACTAAAGGAGATTACGGTGCGTTGCGTAGCTATGCGTTGTATACGTCGTTGTTTGACGTGTTCGGCTTCCTATGACATGAGTGACAATTAAACCTCAGGTGGAATGATGGATATAAACGGTATTTTAGGGTCGGTCCGGCTCGATAAGGCCAGTGAAGTGCCGATGTATGCGCAGGTCAGGGACACCCTTCTCACAGCCATATCGAATGGACAGATCGCAGTCGGAACGCGACTGCCGCCAGTGCGAAAACTGGCGAGTTCCCTGGACGTCAATCTGATGACG encodes the following:
- a CDS encoding extracellular solute-binding protein produces the protein MKTQFGKLRAKLNLLLGSVALVGSVLLANGVAAQTKPLEGQEVVLYTFGGTQLETTKELVIAPFEKETGAKVIIDDTCCQRLQAAMEGGQFIGDLVIGLDRGGLMSRDSRGWLVHDERLAKIAKDHGAPDPSSAMLILHNYSYVIAAKDASVPLPKNWAEFFDVAKFPGTRGLNRISPTVQLEAALLADGVPADKLYPLDITRALKKLTDLKSATRILVNASGADQINNLGTGETTYQVGYSNRIFLAKKDGININFSYDDGFLVGNGGALLKGAKNVDAAVALLEYHYRPDVLARFAERTGMAPAYAAAAEKISPEFRSMMPTSPDNLKKQHILNDAYWHQNLAEINKKWVDWLAQ
- a CDS encoding extracellular solute-binding protein, producing MNHRQHLQGVALTLGGLLSLTFVTAAVAQGRSLEGQEIVLYTSGGTQLETTKELVIKPFEKETGATVVIDDSCCSRLQAALEAGQFVGDLIIGLDRSSLMARDARGWVLHDPRVEAISTRHNVPKELRSDGVLVLNLYSFIIAAKDPSIPLPKSWKEFWDVEKFPGTRGMIRSSPHVQMEAALLADGVEPSALYPLDSDRAFRKLDKLKASTRILMNASGADQINNLGTGETTYSVTYSNRAFLAKRDGIPINFSYADGFIVGNSAALLKGAKNVEGAIALLDYHMRPEVLARFAERTGMAPPYKASVDMIAPEYKSMLPTSAENLPLQHPFNDDYCQKNLRDLSDRWVKWLAQ